The genomic window GAAGATTTATTCGTACACAGACACCAAACAGACCAGTTATTAGTAGTAAAAGGAAGCTTTGTACTCGTTACCTTAGAAAATCGACGTTACCATTACACTCTTCTCAGCGATTGCGAACCTAGAGTAGTCACCATTCCCGTTGGTGTACTTCATGGTGCGATCAATCTTAATTCAGAACCGTGTTTGCTAGTGAATGCGGTACTGCGTCATGGCCCCCGCCTCGAACGAGATTATCGTCCCGCCAAGCCACCTTTTCCTTACGACTTAGAAATAGCTAAAGCTTTAATTAAAGAATATCGCTGTCCGGTAAGGGTGTAAAACAAGCGATCGCTGAAGCTGGTTATCACTGTTTTGCTAGTGAATTACGATCTTCAATTGCTAATTTTAATTAAATAAATAAGGTGGGCATTGCCCACCTATTTTTCATCCGTGTAATAAACTGGGATAAGTTAGCACGAAAACGTCTCTTGTACCAATTTGAGGTAAGATAGGTTTAACCGGAGTAGTGAAGTGTAAAAAATCGCGATCGTTAACCAATAATAGCTCTCCGGGATGAAGCACTTTCTTAAAAATAGGCTTTTCTTTTTTAGCAGTATATAAATGGGTTTCTGCACCATCAACATTATCTCGGTCGATTGAGAAAATGCCGACGTAATCGCAGCCATCCCTGTGAATACCTTCCGGTGCTGGATTACCAAAATTATTAGGAGAACAAGTAATACGAATTTG from Leptolyngbyaceae cyanobacterium includes these protein-coding regions:
- a CDS encoding dTDP-4-dehydrorhamnose 3,5-epimerase — protein: MSLRTIEIHPLTSVTAGVSQFYTPQSSDETMLVQIPANTIEDLFVHRHQTDQLLVVKGSFVLVTLENRRYHYTLLSDCEPRVVTIPVGVLHGAINLNSEPCLLVNAVLRHGPRLERDYRPAKPPFPYDLEIAKALIKEYRCPVRV